The genomic window ATGCCCATCTTGAACGATGGCAACGCTGGTCTCATCGCAACTTGTTTCAATCGCTAAAATTAAATTTCGTTTAGACTCCATGCCTTCACTCTTTCTCTTTTACATTTTTATTCTTTAATTTATTCCATGTATTGCATTACAATCGCATCTTCAATTGGATTATGGTAATAATTTTTACGGATGTCAACTTTAACTAAACCAATTTTTTGATAAAGCAGTCGCGCTGCTTGATTGGATGAGCGAACTTCTAAAAAGAGTTGCCTCATTCCTTGCTCTTTTAAATAAGCTAAACAGGCAAACATTAAATCCGTTGCAATCCCTTGTTGTTGGTATTCTTTTCGTACACCGAAATTAGTGATTTCTGCTTCTCCTAAAAAATGCCTATAACCGATAAATCCAATAATTTCTTCCTCTTTCATAGCTAAACCATATCCTGCTAAAGGTGTTTCTAAATCTGTTTGAAAGCTTCCAATTGTCCAAGGCGAGCCATTAGAGTAACTATTTTCTGCACTGTCATAAAGTTCTTGACTCGTTATCGTTGTGCTTTCTGGAAAAATAATCTCAATCTTTCTCTTTATACCATTACATGAACTCATATTTTCCTCACATTCTTAAAAGTGGTAAACGCATCTCTAACGCATCTTCATGATCGCCAGCATAGTACCCTTTTTTTATTCCAACTTTTTTAAATCCTATTTTTAAATACAGTTTTTGTGCTCGTTTATTTGAGACTCTTACTTCCAAACTGACTTTATCCATCTTTTGTTGTACGGCTAAATAAATGACTTTTTTTATTAACAAGTAAGCTATCCCATTTCTTCGTTTTACTGGAACAACGGCAATATTTGTGATGTGTGACTCACCATCAACAAACCACGTTCCGATAAACGCTACAGCTTCTTTTTCATCTCTAACAATCAAGTATAAGGCCCTTTTATTATGTGTTATCTCTCTTCTTAAAGCTCCTTCACCCCAGGGAGTCGTTCCATTGTAGCTCAATTTCTGAATACGCAAAATATCGGCAATATCATCTTCTATCGCGATCCTTAATTCAACGAACTGTCCATCATCCAGTTCAACCATTGACTTTGGAAACTGGACTTTTTCAGCTAAAGTACTTTTTTGCAGTCTATTACTTTTACTGATACGAGCTTTTTGTCTATCAAACCACTCTTTAAATCTTTTCAATATAAGACTCCTCCAGCTGATCTGGGTGTTCTTTACGCCAATTTTCCTCCGCCTCTGCTAACTTTAAGTAATGAGGCAGCAGTGTGTAAACATCTACAGGTTTTTTCTTTAGTCCCAATAAACCGACAACACTTCCCTTAGGCAAATGGTTTTTCAAAGAAGCGGCTACTACTCGATCTCCTAATACCTGCTCGAAAGTCTGTTGGTGCAAAACTCGATCTTCTCCAATTAATTCAATCGTACCGGATAATTTTTTTAAATGACTAGCCCATTTTTCTGCCGAAACATGTGTATCTGGCTCAATTTGAACCAATTCTCCAACTTCCCATCTATACAGACCCGTATAAATGTTGCCCCGTCTTGCGTCAAATAAAGGAACCAAGTAATGAGTTGATTCTTCGCAGTTACCCGCTAGAATAGCTAAACTTGAGACACCCGTAATTTCTTTTCCTAATGTCCAAGCTAATGTTTTAGCAATCGTTACTCCGATGCGTAATCCCGTAT from Carnobacterium iners includes these protein-coding regions:
- the tsaB gene encoding tRNA (adenosine(37)-N6)-threonylcarbamoyltransferase complex dimerization subunit type 1 TsaB; this translates as MKLLAIDASNQAMSVAVLENQKIIGELTTNIKGNHSQRLMPAIAGLIAEVGWKPADLDRIVVAQGPGSYTGLRIGVTIAKTLAWTLGKEITGVSSLAILAGNCEESTHYLVPLFDARRGNIYTGLYRWEVGELVQIEPDTHVSAEKWASHLKKLSGTIELIGEDRVLHQQTFEQVLGDRVVAASLKNHLPKGSVVGLLGLKKKPVDVYTLLPHYLKLAEAEENWRKEHPDQLEESYIEKI
- the rimI gene encoding ribosomal protein S18-alanine N-acetyltransferase: MSSCNGIKRKIEIIFPESTTITSQELYDSAENSYSNGSPWTIGSFQTDLETPLAGYGLAMKEEEIIGFIGYRHFLGEAEITNFGVRKEYQQQGIATDLMFACLAYLKEQGMRQLFLEVRSSNQAARLLYQKIGLVKVDIRKNYYHNPIEDAIVMQYME
- the rimI gene encoding ribosomal protein S18-alanine N-acetyltransferase — encoded protein: MKRFKEWFDRQKARISKSNRLQKSTLAEKVQFPKSMVELDDGQFVELRIAIEDDIADILRIQKLSYNGTTPWGEGALRREITHNKRALYLIVRDEKEAVAFIGTWFVDGESHITNIAVVPVKRRNGIAYLLIKKVIYLAVQQKMDKVSLEVRVSNKRAQKLYLKIGFKKVGIKKGYYAGDHEDALEMRLPLLRM